In Mycolicibacterium alvei, a single window of DNA contains:
- the ponA2 gene encoding transglycosylase/D,D-transpeptidase PonA2 gives MPEPPTRPPAQPPQAVTVIKLAWCVLLASVLVATFMFPVVGGFGLMSNRASDVVANGSAALVDGEVPQVSTMVDAKGNTIAWLYSQRRFEVPSDQIANTMKLALVSIEDKRFAEHNGVDWQGTLTGLTGYMRGDSDTRGGSTIEQQYVKNYQLLVIAQTDAERRAAIETTPARKLREIRMALTLDKTFTKPEILTRYLNLVSFGNGAFGIQDAAQTYFDVNASELNWQQAALLAGMVQSTSALNPYTNPDGALARRNLVLDTMIENIPGEADALRAAKQQPLGILPQPNALPRGCIAAGDRAFFCDYALEYLARAGLSKEQVAKGGYLIKTTLDPEVQGSVKSAIDSIARPDAPGIASVMSVIKPGKESHPVLAMGSNRTYGLNTDAGETMQPQPFSLVGDGAGSIFKIFTTAAAMDMGMGINTQLAVPAFFQAKGLGSSDTPGCPKETWCVKNAGGYRGSMSVTDALATSPNTAFAKLISQIGVQRSVDMAVKLGLRSYALPGTARDYDPESNESLADFVKRQNIGSFTLGPIEVNALELSNVAATLASGGTWCPPNPIAQVLDRRGQEVSVTTETCDQAVPEGLANTLANAMSKDDQAGGTASGSAGSVGWDLPMSGKTGTTEAHRSSGFLGFTNQYAAANYIYDDSTSPGELCSFPLRQCGDGDLFGGNEPARTWFTALKPLANSFGPVVMPPTDPRYVDGGPGSVVPTVIGLDETAARQRLRESGFQVADGAASVNSSSRYGTVVGTAPSGQTIPGSIITIQISNGVPPAPPPPPVAFPIPGGPPPEIGQTVIEIPGLPPITVPVLGPPPPPP, from the coding sequence ATGCCGGAGCCGCCGACTCGACCGCCCGCGCAGCCACCCCAAGCGGTCACCGTCATCAAACTCGCCTGGTGCGTGCTGCTCGCGAGCGTGCTGGTGGCCACGTTCATGTTCCCGGTGGTGGGTGGATTCGGCCTGATGTCCAACCGCGCTTCCGACGTGGTGGCCAACGGCTCGGCCGCCCTGGTCGACGGTGAAGTTCCGCAGGTCTCGACCATGGTCGACGCCAAGGGCAACACCATTGCGTGGCTGTATTCGCAGCGCCGCTTCGAGGTGCCGAGCGATCAGATCGCCAACACGATGAAGCTCGCGCTGGTCTCGATCGAGGACAAGCGCTTCGCCGAACACAACGGTGTGGACTGGCAGGGAACGCTGACCGGTCTGACCGGATATATGCGTGGCGACTCCGACACCCGCGGCGGTTCGACGATCGAGCAGCAGTACGTGAAGAACTACCAGCTGCTGGTGATCGCCCAGACCGATGCCGAGCGCCGCGCCGCGATCGAGACCACACCGGCCCGCAAACTGCGTGAGATCCGGATGGCTCTGACGCTGGACAAGACCTTCACCAAGCCTGAGATCCTGACCCGCTATCTCAACCTGGTCTCATTCGGCAACGGTGCGTTCGGTATTCAGGACGCCGCACAGACGTATTTCGACGTCAATGCCTCCGAGCTGAACTGGCAGCAGGCCGCCCTGCTGGCCGGCATGGTGCAGTCCACCAGCGCGCTGAACCCGTACACCAATCCCGACGGCGCCCTGGCCCGGCGGAACCTGGTGCTGGACACCATGATCGAGAACATCCCGGGCGAGGCCGACGCGCTGCGGGCCGCCAAGCAGCAGCCGCTGGGCATCCTGCCGCAGCCCAACGCACTGCCCCGCGGCTGCATCGCGGCCGGTGACCGGGCGTTCTTCTGCGATTACGCGTTGGAGTACCTGGCCCGCGCCGGCCTGTCCAAGGAGCAGGTGGCCAAGGGCGGTTATCTGATCAAGACCACGCTCGATCCCGAGGTGCAGGGCTCGGTGAAGTCGGCGATCGACAGCATCGCCCGCCCGGACGCTCCGGGCATCGCCAGCGTGATGAGCGTGATCAAGCCGGGCAAAGAATCCCATCCGGTCCTGGCGATGGGCAGCAACCGCACCTACGGCCTGAACACCGACGCCGGCGAGACCATGCAACCGCAGCCCTTCTCGCTCGTCGGCGACGGCGCCGGATCGATCTTCAAGATCTTCACCACCGCCGCGGCGATGGACATGGGGATGGGCATCAACACCCAACTGGCGGTGCCCGCGTTCTTCCAGGCCAAGGGGCTGGGCAGCAGCGACACCCCGGGTTGCCCGAAGGAAACCTGGTGTGTGAAGAACGCCGGCGGCTACCGGGGTTCGATGAGCGTCACCGATGCCCTGGCAACCTCGCCGAATACGGCGTTCGCCAAGCTGATCTCGCAGATCGGCGTGCAGCGGTCGGTCGATATGGCGGTCAAGCTGGGACTGCGGTCCTATGCGTTGCCCGGCACCGCCCGCGACTACGACCCGGAGAGCAACGAGAGCCTGGCCGACTTCGTCAAGCGTCAGAACATCGGCTCGTTCACGCTGGGCCCCATCGAGGTCAACGCGCTCGAGCTGTCGAATGTGGCTGCCACCTTGGCCTCCGGCGGAACCTGGTGCCCACCCAACCCGATCGCCCAGGTGCTCGACCGGCGTGGTCAGGAGGTGTCGGTGACCACCGAGACCTGCGATCAGGCGGTTCCCGAGGGTCTGGCCAACACGTTGGCCAATGCGATGAGCAAGGACGACCAGGCCGGCGGTACCGCCTCCGGTTCGGCCGGTTCGGTGGGCTGGGACCTCCCGATGTCGGGCAAGACCGGCACCACCGAGGCGCATCGCTCGTCGGGCTTTCTCGGCTTCACGAACCAGTACGCCGCGGCCAACTACATCTATGACGATTCCACCAGCCCCGGCGAGCTGTGCTCGTTCCCGCTGCGCCAGTGCGGGGACGGCGACCTGTTCGGCGGTAACGAACCGGCCCGCACCTGGTTCACCGCGCTGAAGCCACTCGCCAACAGCTTCGGCCCGGTGGTCATGCCGCCGACGGACCCGCGCTACGTCGACGGCGGCCCTGGCTCGGTCGTGCCGACCGTGATCGGACTGGACGAGACGGCTGCACGTCAGCGGCTCAGGGAGTCCGGATTCCAGGTCGCCGACGGCGCCGCCTCGGTCAACAGCAGCTCGCGTTACGGGACCGTGGTCGGCACGGCGCCCAGCGGGCAGACGATTCCCGGTTCGATCATCACGATCCAGATCAGCAACGGGGTTCCGCCGGCCCCGCCGCCGCCTCCGGTCGCGTTCCCGATTCCGGGAGGTCCGCCGCCCGAGATCGGCCAGACTGTGATCGAGATCCCCGGGCTGCCTCCGATCACCGTTCCGGTGCTCGGGCCTCCACCCCCGCCCCCGTGA
- a CDS encoding WhiB family transcriptional regulator produces the protein MNASAPAATLVHRGEGEARIAWVSQARCRQADPDELFVRGAAQRKAAVICRHCPVILECGADALDNRVEFGVWGGMTERQRRALLKQHPEVNSWAEFFAAQRKHHRSAV, from the coding sequence ATGAACGCTTCCGCCCCCGCCGCCACCCTGGTCCACCGAGGTGAAGGTGAAGCCCGGATCGCCTGGGTTTCGCAGGCGCGGTGCCGCCAGGCCGATCCGGACGAGCTGTTCGTCCGGGGGGCCGCCCAACGGAAAGCCGCGGTGATCTGTCGGCACTGCCCGGTGATCCTCGAATGCGGCGCCGATGCGTTGGACAATCGCGTCGAGTTCGGAGTCTGGGGCGGAATGACCGAGCGTCAGCGTCGTGCCCTGCTCAAGCAGCATCCCGAAGTCAATTCCTGGGCCGAGTTCTTCGCCGCCCAGCGCAAGCACCACCGCAGCGCGGTCTGA
- a CDS encoding ArsA family ATPase, with translation MSAKPPALDMHSILSDTANRVVVCCGAGGVGKTTTAAAMALRAAEYGRTVVVLTIDPAKRLAQALGIKDLGNTPQRVPLAPEVTGELHAMMLDMRRTFDEMVVQYSGADRADSILENQFYQTVATSLAGTQEYMAMEKLGQLLAEDKWDLVVVDTPPSRNALDFLDAPKRLGSFMDSRLWRMLLAPGRGIGRLVTGAVGLAMKALSTVLGSQMLSDAAGFVQSLDATFGGFREKADRTYELLKRRGTQFVVVSAAEPDALREASFFVDRLSNEHMPLAGLILNRTHPTLCELHADKAEEAADELAAEDPDSLTAAVLRIHADRAHTAKREVRLLSRFTGANPHVAIVGVPSLPFDVSDLDALRAIADQITGVGESV, from the coding sequence GTGAGTGCCAAACCGCCCGCATTGGATATGCACTCGATCCTGTCGGACACCGCCAACCGCGTCGTAGTCTGTTGCGGCGCAGGCGGAGTCGGCAAGACCACCACCGCAGCAGCGATGGCACTGCGGGCCGCCGAGTACGGCCGCACCGTCGTGGTGCTCACGATCGACCCGGCCAAGCGGCTGGCTCAGGCGCTGGGGATCAAGGATCTCGGGAACACCCCGCAGCGGGTTCCGTTGGCCCCGGAGGTCACCGGTGAGCTGCACGCGATGATGCTGGACATGCGCCGCACGTTCGACGAGATGGTGGTGCAGTACTCCGGGGCGGACCGCGCCGATTCGATTCTGGAGAACCAGTTCTACCAAACCGTGGCGACCTCGCTGGCCGGCACGCAGGAGTACATGGCGATGGAAAAACTCGGTCAGTTGCTGGCCGAGGACAAGTGGGACCTGGTGGTGGTGGACACCCCGCCGTCGCGCAACGCCCTGGACTTCCTCGACGCGCCGAAGCGGTTGGGCAGCTTCATGGACAGCCGGTTGTGGCGGATGCTGCTGGCGCCCGGACGCGGGATCGGGCGTCTGGTCACCGGTGCCGTCGGACTCGCCATGAAGGCCCTGTCCACCGTACTGGGGTCGCAAATGCTCTCTGACGCAGCAGGTTTCGTGCAGTCACTGGATGCCACCTTCGGCGGCTTCCGGGAGAAGGCCGACCGTACCTACGAATTGCTCAAGCGGCGCGGCACCCAGTTCGTGGTGGTGTCGGCGGCCGAACCCGACGCGCTGCGGGAGGCCTCGTTCTTCGTCGACCGGTTGTCGAACGAGCACATGCCGCTGGCCGGCCTGATCCTCAACCGCACCCATCCGACCCTGTGCGAGCTTCACGCCGACAAGGCCGAGGAAGCCGCCGACGAGTTGGCGGCCGAGGATCCGGACTCGCTGACCGCGGCGGTGCTGCGCATCCACGCCGATCGGGCGCACACCGCCAAGCGTGAGGTACGTCTGCTGTCCCGGTTCACCGGGGCGAATCCGCATGTGGCGATCGTGGGGGTGCCGTCGCTGCCGTTCGACGTGTCTGATCTCGACGCGCTACGCGCGATCGCCGATCAGATCACCGGCGTCGGGGAATCCGTCTAG